A region from the Dendropsophus ebraccatus isolate aDenEbr1 chromosome 1, aDenEbr1.pat, whole genome shotgun sequence genome encodes:
- the LOC138784664 gene encoding vomeronasal type-2 receptor 26-like, which translates to MTHILPDLVLNDQVGFINGRQAPDNTCRLISILQYCECRNVTATFLTLDAEKAFNRVNWSYAFPALSKYGLEGAIVSSIKALYSNPTAKVFAKGTISDQFTLSNGTRQGCSFSPIFFVLAIEPLAEAIRCQPNIAGITIAQTTHKTALILMTTNPLDSLAMTFQVLADFGNISYYKINNLKPKYSQLTLHQLLYYMKRLRLNMSDGRQLFFDENGDPPAVYDIVNWQLSPEGKLRQVKVGSYDTSITSGDVFTINTSYIQWGTGDHRVPVSVCSPSCPPGFRQAVISGEPLCCFQCIPCSYGEIANHTDSLQCTTCPWDMWPNPTKDHCIPKTEEFLSHEDPLGTTLMAIGISSSLVPVAIFALFICYRTTPIVRANNYFLSCLLLVSLSLCFLCSLVFIGYPQYEMCLLRQVTFGIVFALCVSCILAKTIMVVIAFKATRPGSQLRHWTRPHISYLIVTTCILIQIFLCIMWLTFSPPFLEYKSESNSGVLIIQCNEGSPLAFWSMLGYLGLLASISFIVAFLARRLPDSFNEAKFITFSMLAFLSVWMSYIPASLSSRGEYMVAMEIFAIQSSTWSLVICMFLPKCFIIVFRPDMNSREKLMAKQKNLSN; encoded by the exons ATGACCCACATACTACCTGATCTAGTCCTAAATGACCAAGTGGGCTTCATCAATGGTCGCCAAGCCCCAGACAATACCTGCAGACTCATATCCATCCTGCAATATTGTGAATGTCGGAATgtaacagctactttcttaacactagatgctgagaaagcattCAACAGGGTAAACTGGTCCTATGCCTTTCCTGCTCTATCCAAATACGGATTAGAAGGAGCCATTGTCTCCAGTATCAAAGCTCTATATTCTAATCCCACAGCCAAAGTTTTTGCCAAAGGGACGATATCTGACCAGTTTACCCTGTCGAATGGGACCAGGCAGGGATGCTCGTTCTCACCTATATTCTTTGTTCTTGCAATAGAACCTCTGGCAGAGGCCATTAGATGTCAGCCCAACATCGCTGGAATAACCATAGCTCAAACAACCCATAAAACAGCACTTATCTTGATGACCACTAATCCGCTTGACTCTTTAGCTATGACCTTCCAAGTCCTAGCAGATTTCGGCAACATTTCCTACTATAAAATTAACAACCTCAAACCCAAATACTCCCAGTTAACATTACACCAG CTGCTGTACTACATGAAGAGGTTACGTCTTAACATGTCTGATGGTAGACAACTCTTTTTTGATGAGAACGGAGATCCACCTGCTGTGTATGACATAGTGAACTGGCAGCTGAGCCCTGAAGGAAAACTCCGACAAGTCAAAGTGGGCAGCTATGATACCAGTATAACCAGTGGGGATGTCTTCACTATTAATACTAGTTACATACAGTGGGGAACTGGAGACCACAGG gTCCCTGTGTCAGTTTGTAGCCCCAGTTGTCCACCAGGCTTCAGGCAAGCAGTCATAAGCGGTGAACCTCTGTGCTGTTTTCAATGCATCCCTTGTTCTTATGGAGAGATAGCCAACCACACAG attcacTACAATGTACAACATGCCCGTGGGATATGTGGCCAAATCCAACCAAAGATCATTGTATTCCCAAGACCGAAGAATTTCTTTCACATGAAGATCCTCTAGGGACCACCTTAATGGCTATTGGCATCTCCTCATCACTGGTTCCTGTGGCGATCTTTGCACTTTTTATTTGCTACAGAACAACCCCCATTGTTCGGGCCAATAACTACTTCTTAAGTTGTCTTCTCTTGGTGTCATTATCGCTATGTTTTCTCTGCTCTTTAGTCTTTATTGGTTATCCTCAGTATGAGATGTGTCTTTTAAGACAAGTGACTTTTGGTATTGTATTTGCACTTTGTGTCTCTTGCATCTTAGCTAAAACCATTATGGTAGTTATAGCATTTAAGGCTACAAGGCCTGGTAGTCAACTAAGACATTGGACTAGACCACATATATCATATCTCATCGTCACCACATGTATCCTCATTCAGATCTTTCTTTGTATTATGTGGTTGACATTCTCTCCTCCTTTCCTAGAATATAAATCAGAAAGTAATTCGGGAGTACTGattattcagtgtaatgaagggtcaccaTTGGCTTTTTGGTCTATGCTTGGCTACCTTGGTCTTCTGGCCTCCATCAGCTTCATTGTGGCTTTCTTGGCCAGGAGACTTCCAGACAGCTTCAATGAGGCCAAgttcatcaccttcagcatgctggcctTCCTGAGTGTCTGGATGTCCTACATTCCTGCATCCCTCAGTTCCCGCGGAGAATATATGGTGGCCATGGAGATCTTTGCGATCCAATCATCAACCTGGAGTCTGGTTATTTGCATGTTCCTTCCAAAATGTTTCATTATTGTATTCAGACCCGACATGAACTCAAGGGAGAAACTGATGGCAAAACAGAAAAATCTGAGTAATTGA